ACCACATCGACCTCGACGATCTGGAACGTAAAGCACGTTATCCACAACCCTGCCAAAACCAATAATGTGAAGGGGAAGTCCATGCAAAGGTTATCCACAGTACTGACGGTCGGGCTTCTGGCTCTGGGCAGCGCCTCGGCTTATGCCGAGCAAAGCTGCGAGACGGTGAAAATGGCCGACCCTGGCTGGAGCGACATCGCTGCAACCAACGCCATCACCGGGTTTCTGCTGGACGGCATGGGCTACAAGGCCAAGGTCGACACGCTGGCGGTGCCGATCACCTTTGGCGGTCTGAAGGATGGCCAGGTGGACGTGTTCCTGGGTAACTGGATGCCGGCGCAGCAGGGCTTCTACGACAAGTTCGTGGCCAATGGCGACGTGACTCAACTGGCGAAAAACCTCGATGGCACCGAGTTCACGCTGGCGGTCCCGGATTACGTTTGGGACGCGGGTGTGCATAACTTTAACGATCTGAACAAGTACGCCGAGCTACACCCAAAAGAAGTCGACAAGAAGATCTATGGCATCGGCTCCGGCGCCCCGGCGAACATTTCGCTGCAAGAGATCATCAAGAAGAACGACTTCGACCTGGGTCAGTGGAAGCTGGTCGAATCCAGCGAGCAAG
The Pseudomonas lini DNA segment above includes these coding regions:
- the choX gene encoding choline ABC transporter substrate-binding protein; amino-acid sequence: MQRLSTVLTVGLLALGSASAYAEQSCETVKMADPGWSDIAATNAITGFLLDGMGYKAKVDTLAVPITFGGLKDGQVDVFLGNWMPAQQGFYDKFVANGDVTQLAKNLDGTEFTLAVPDYVWDAGVHNFNDLNKYAELHPKEVDKKIYGIGSGAPANISLQEIIKKNDFDLGQWKLVESSEQAMLAEVSRAVKKQKFVTFLGWTPHPMNVQLKMHYLKGGEKYFGDTGSVYTLTRKGYAQACPNVGKLLTNLSFTQEMENSIMAEVVNKKVSNAAAAKAWIKANPAVLDKWLDGVKTVDGKDALSAVKAKL